The following are from one region of the Takifugu rubripes chromosome 12, fTakRub1.2, whole genome shotgun sequence genome:
- the LOC101078771 gene encoding sodium-dependent neutral amino acid transporter B(0)AT1-like produces MGRFSFKIPNPGLDERIPSHSDLERMEKEEAGDRPKWDNKAQYMLTCVGFCVGLGNVWRFPYLCQSHGGGAFMIPFLILLVLEGIPLLHLEFAIGQRLRKGSTGVWRSISPYLTGIGIASLFVSFLVGMYYNTIMAWIMWYLFNSFQDPLPWSQCPLNQNRTGLVEECARSSTVDYFWYRETLNTSTAIDESGGLQWWIVLALVAAWTLLYVCCIRGIETSGKAVYITSTLPYLVLTIFLVRGLTLKGSLEGLKFLFTPKVEELINPSTWLDAGAQVFYSFSLAFGGLISFSSYNSIHNNCEQDAVLISIINGCTSVYSATVIYSIIGFRATQNFDDCMADNILKVINTFNYPEGSITESNYDEVLGKLNATNPVAFQQLGLGECDMEKFLSEGVEGTGLAFIVFTEAIIKMPVSPLWAVLFFVMLFCLGLSTMFGNIEGVVVPLQDLNLLPRSWPKEVFCGITCLVSFLFGLIFAMRSGNYWLALFDNFAGSIPLLIIGFSEMVSVVYIYGIDRFNEDIEFMIGHKPNIFWQVTWRVISPLIMIFILVFYFVTQVTKSLTYLVWDQEAENFPALDTRPYPTWINAIIFILAGIPSLAIPGFALYKFIQRRCCKRNSTKKNKLDTVSAKVQMDEKIKF; encoded by the exons ATGGGGAGATTTTCATTCAAGATCCCAAACCCGGGTCTGGATGAGCGGATCCCCTCTCACTCCGAcctggagaggatggagaaggaggaggcggGCGACAGGCCCAAATGGGACAACAAAGCCCAGTATATGCTCACCTGCGTGGGCTTCTGCGTGGGACTAGGCAATGTGTGGAGGTTCCCGTACCTGTGTCAAAGCCATGGAGGAG GTGCGTTTATGATCCCTTTCCTAATCCTGCTGGTCTTGGAGGGAATCCCGCTGCTGCACCTGGAGTTCGCCATCGGTCAGCGTCTGAGGAAAGGCAGCACGGGCGTGTGGAGGTCCATCAGTCCATACCTGACGGGAATTG GCATTGCATCCCTGTTCGTCTCATTTCTGGTGGGCATGTACTACAACACCATCATGGCCTGGATCATGTGGTATCTCTTCAATTCCTTCCAAGACCCCCTACCTTGGAGTCAGTGTCCCCTCAATCAGAACAGGACAG GCCTGGTGGAAGAATGTGCTCGGAGCAGCACTGTCGACTACTTCTGGTACAGAGAGACCCTCAACACGTCCACTGCCATTGACGAGTCGGGGGGTCTACAGTGGTGGATCGTGCTGGCGCTCGTGGCTGCGTGGACTCTGCTTTATGTTTGCTGCATCCGCGGGATCGAGACATCTGGAAAG GCTGTGTACATTACCTCCACCCTGCCCTACCTGGTCCTCACCATTTTCCTTGTCAGAGGACTGACTCTGAAAGGATCACTTGAAGGCCTTAAGTTCCTCTTCACGCCAAAA GTAGAAGAGTTAATAAATCCCTCAACCTGGTTGGATGCAGGAGCGCAGGTGTTCTATTCCTTCTCTTTGGCTTTCGGAGGCCTGATCTCGTTCTCCAGTTACAACTCTATCCA CAACAACTGCGAGCAGGATGCCGTCCTCATATCCATCATCAACGGCTGCACCTCAGTGTACTCAGCGACAGTTATCTACTCTATCATCGGCTTCAGGGCCACGCAAAACTTTGACGACTGCATGGCAGA CAACATCCTAAAGGTGATAAATACCTTCAACTATCCAGAAGGCAGCATCACAGAAAGCAACTACGATGAGGTTCTCGGCAAACTGAACGCAACAAACCCAGTTGCTTTTCAACAGCTGGGCCTAGGTGAATGCGACATGGAGAAATTCCTGAGCGAA GGTGTGGAGGGGACGGGCCTGGCCTTCATCGTGTTCACAGAAGCCATCATCAAGATgcccgtctctcctctctgggCCGTCCTGTTCTTCGTCATGCTCTTCTGCCTCGGACTCTCCACTATGTTCGGCAACATTGAGGGAGTAGTGGTTCCCTTACAGGACCTCAATTTGTTGCCCCGATCGTGGCCCAAAGAAGTTTTCTGTG GTATCACCTGTTTGGTGTCCTTTTTATTTGGGCTCATATTCGCCATGCGCTCAGGAAACTACTGGCTAGCGCTTTTTGACAACTTTGCCGGTTCTATTCCTCTTCTGATTATCGGCTTCTCTGAAATGGTTTCTGTCGTTTACATCTACGGTATAGACAG GTTTAACGAAGATATTGAGTTTATGATTGGCCACAAGCCCAATATTTTCTGGCAGGTGACATGGAGAGTGATTAGTCCACTTATCATGATCTTCATCCTGGTTTTCTACTTTGTAACCCAAGTCACCAAGAGTCTGACTTATTTGGTGTGGGACCAAGAGGCG GAGAATTTCCCTGCCCTCGATACACGTCCGTATCCCACCTGGATTAATGCCATCATCTTCATTCTGGCTGGGATCCCCAGTTTAGCCATCCCAGGATTTGCACTCTACAAATTTATTCAGAGGAGATGCTGCAAACGGAACAGCACCAAAAAGAATAAACTGGATACTGTCTCTGCCAAAGTACAAATGGATGAAAAAATTAAGTTTTAG